Genomic segment of Arachis hypogaea cultivar Tifrunner chromosome 16, arahy.Tifrunner.gnm2.J5K5, whole genome shotgun sequence:
GTCGTGTCAGATAACGGAACCCAATTCGCCGACAAGAGGTTCGGAGAATTCTTAGCCGGCTTGGGGATAAAGCGAAAGTTCTCGTCagtagaacacccccaaacaaacaGTTAAGTCGAGACAGCTAACAAAGTTATTTTACAAGGCCTCAAAAAGCGACTTGACCACAAGAAAGGGGGATGGGCAGATGAGTTGGCTTCAGTCCTTTGGTCTTACCGAACTACGCAGCAGTCATCCACCGGCGAAACCCCTTTCCGTCTCACTTACGGGGTAGACACAATGATACCTATCGAAATTGGTGAGCCAAGCCCGCGACTACTTTTGGGAGGAGTCGAAGAGGCCGTGGAAAAGGATCTAGTTGACGAAACCAGAGAAATGGCCCACTTGTCAGAAACGGCGTTGAAGCAAAGAATGACTCTACGCTACAACGCCAGGGTACTCAAGAGAGAGTTTGAACAGAACGACCTGGTCTTGAGGCGCAACGATGTAGGCCTCCCGACCAgaggggaaggaaagctggcggcaaactgggaaggcccaTATAGGGTAAAAGAGGTAATCGGCAGAGGTGCCTATAAGCTGGAACGACTCGATGGCAAAGAAGTTCCTAGAACATGGAATGCGGGGAACCTGAGAAGGTTTTACTCTTAGGTCGAGCTCAACAACCTGACGATCTCCCGAGATCAGTAAGGTCCCCATCACTAATGGGTAACCAGAAAACATTATCCAAACTCTTGTTTCAAATGTTTGTTATCATCATGTATATTTGTCTAATTTCCGATTAAGGTTAACTTCACGTTTAAATCTGTTCTATTATTTTACGTCATACTACGATTGCGAACGACAACACGGTATCCCGGGATTGATCACCCCGGGAACCAGAAAACATAACGCAATAAAACGGATATAGCAATAAAAGCCACGATCTGGCTTTGCCGACTACCAACACAACGGTAAAACGCACATAATCAGATATCCAAGTGCCGACGAAACGACTACAAAATGTCATAAAAATAAGTCACACTTACAAGCCAACAAAACGGCTAACATTTGTAAGAAATTCAGAGGTTACAAACCAGGATCCACAAAGATATAAAACTACACGGCTAAAGAAGTCCAAGTTACAAAGGTCACTTCCTCAGCATGTCGACGATTTTGCCATCCTTAATAGTCTTGAAAACTCCAATCGCCGACGTATTGAAGTCGGGAGCCACCACCGTCACCTGAGCCTTAAGAGCCTCTTCAGTCATCAGGATGGCGCTCTTTCCCTGCTTCACGACCTCTTTGTGCTTCCCCTTCCATTCTTCAGCCTCTGCCTGAGCAGCCTTGGCCAACGAGACAGCCTCGTCGCGATCCTTCTCCAGCGCAGCCGCCCGACCTTGCGCAGAGTTGAGCTGTCTCTCCAAAGTCATCTCCCGCTTGGTCAACCGGGAAACGGCAGCATCTGAAGTCTTCAATTTTTTCTCAGCCGCCATGGCCTTCTCTTTGGAAGCTCTGAGCTTCTCGTTCGCCTGGGACAACTGCTCCCGAAGCGTCTCAACttcaactttaaattcattgttgGCCTTAGCAGCGGACTCAAGCTTCCTCCGCACCGACTGCATTCCCGACAGCTCAAACTCGGCTTTCCTGGCGATGGCGGCGCCACGGAAATAGTCCTCGGTGCTGGGAAGCAACTGAGAATCTATAAAGTTTCCGGCATCGAAGTTCCTCTCCATCATGGTAAGGACTCCCCCAGAGCTGGAGGACAATCTCTTCCTCTTTGGGGTGCTGATGATTCTCACGTCATCCTCCTCAAATTGCGGGCTAGAGGACGAGTTCTCGCCAGCACCAACGGCCTCTTCTCGGAGGGGAGAGACTGAGACATGAGCTCCATCAGCACCCTGGATCGGCACCTTGTTAGCATCCGGGGGGGCACGGCTTGGCCCTCACTGTGTTCAGGTGGAGCTTCCTGGTTCTCATTGGCCTGCTCCTCATCGCTATCACCGCCAAGAAAAGTATTGAATAGGCTTTCAAGGCCGGTCACTTCGGCAGACATCCCCACTACAACAAGATAATGAAATCGGTTAGTCGTGAAGTCCGCATAACAAATCAAAAGTGATAGTAGCGCAAGAAATGCAAGTTAAAGCTACTCACAAATATAATTTCTAGCGACCTCCCGGTCACCCATAAGGAGATAGGGGTTCACAAGATTTTTCCCAAACACGGCCAACAATACGTCGGCAATCTTTTTGTCCACAGAGGACATTCCTTTGTATGTTACCTTAATAAAGGTATTGGACCCCTTCCCGAAACTCCAATACGTCGGGATGAGGCGCTGCCCCTCCAACGACAGCCAGAAGGGATGGCGACCTTTGACTGGCCGCACCTTGAAGTACTTGTCCTTGAACCCGTGGTAAGAGTCCTCGAACAAGCCAAAAATCCTCTGACCCTGGGCAGATCGGAAGGACATAAATCCTTTACTTGCTTTCCCTTCTTTGGAGGGATTCGTGAgggtaaaaaggaaaagaaacacgTCGACGGACACCGGCAGCTCTAAATATTCACAtgccatctcgaaacagcggatggaatgccaactgttcggatgcagctGCGACGGCGCCACGGAGCATCGGTTAAGGAGCGCCATTTggagagaagaaaaaggaatgcGAACCCCAATTGGGTAAACATTGCCTTGTAGAACCAGATCCATTCGGCGACTCAGGGGGAGTGGAGGTTGACTTCCTATAACCGCTCGTGAGGAGCGGGAACGAAAACGTCGTAGTTAGACTCCTCGTCAGTTCCGTCGCACAAGTACTCGGCTTAACGGAACTCGGTAAGCTCCTCCTCACCCATTTGGTTTGGGGAGTCCTTCACGTCGGAAGTCACCCAGGCATATCGATCGTAAGCCACGGTCGAGGTGGAGGCCCGTGCAACGtgacgaggcatacctacagtgggggcaccactCAGTTAGTCTAAGAGCTCGGTAGGTCGGAACTAACCCAGAAAACTACAGCTCGCACATCCAATAACTACAACCAAACATAACCAAAAcgaatcctagaaaatcctaagcgAAGGCTAGAAACCAGTGTATTGGAATGGTAACCCCCCTACACTATCTACCTAACGCCATCAAGCATGCCATTCACACAGAATGGATTCGcataaaaaaaaacatgcaaatccaaggcaagaaaattgtaaaccccggttaaattagtagataattagtcaataaattaatttttaataaggaagattagaaatgtgaatattatattaaattaggatagagctcatcgaaacgagaattttgacaccaatttcgaagaaatcggtccaaaattagaccgaacgggccgaaccggttgaaccgggcccaacCGGACCAGCCCTTTAAGTGAACCCACGTTCTTCTTCTCCCCATTTTTGGCAGCGTCGAAGAGCATCagggagaagaaaggaagaacGTCAAAATTGTTACGTTAACTTCCGatccccgtaacttctccgtccgagctccaatcgccgcaccgtttgcggccacgcgttcaccgcgtcgagctctacatttctaccggaacaatttcataggtaacttgctatttcactctcagcttcatcttcccccaattttcaaattttaagtgggaatattgaatttctttgatttctgatgttttaggatccaattagcttgagagaaacgttcactcttgcttatgtgaagcttgggtaaggtgaggatacgataattctattttaatttcattaaatttgagctttgagtattaaattgggtatatatgtactatgaatgtgtattaggttgaaaataaataattggagcttgaaattgtgaatactggaacttggaggaagcggattagttgagttttgaggggctgtcttggttttgaataaatagctttggtcgttacgtggaaatcggctaaggtatggtttaggtttcttgcatttaatatataatgttctgtgaaaacttaggctagacggccataggataagttggaatgcaggtgtatgtttaatgtttagtaatttgttgatgaatatatttggttgaagtttattggataattagttattaatcttggatggtgaatgttattgttgatgaacatggttggtctagtgctaatgatttggtgaattattgatttgagatattatgtgttagaagcctagggttagtgaactatgatccttagttgaattttggttgttggatttgaatattgtatgaatataattataaatctgaagtagatttattgtggtgactgttatgatgatgaggaagggtatgttgaattgaaaagaaagcaggtttggacccgaaaagggtggcaaagtccgagttttagaggagatgctgccgaaattttataaaaaattagagattttgtttagatgattatttaaaagagatttagatttaaatgttatatggtttgattttgagttattaagaaagtgagtatgttttaagtttgaagtttgattcttagaaaagaatgaattatgttttgaattgaaactattgatggacggaatgggaggtgtgataatgaaggataaggattgaatatgtttaatgtatgatgatgaatgagatgcaattgagaatgatgtggatgttgaggaactataattgaattatttatatggcttatgaatttgaataatctgagatacgagattccctggattaagtgccgtggcttgccaccacgtgtaccaggttgaaaactcgatactctgttgaccctatgacgtaagtgtgaccgggcactatataaattcccgggaatgttacccccattgagcaatattgattatttgagaaaaatctatgcatagactcttggggatgcacgtcgggggacagtctaaggacaattcagacttgtcgggttggctggataaccgacagatgagcctcatcagccataggacaggcatgcatcatatgcatattacttgaattacttgcttgtgctctaattgggtgtgcctatctgtatttgtcatgctaaatgtgtatttgttacctgcagtagttgtaactttcttgtgtttgcctttatctgtttatttgtctgtgaaaatgcatgatggaattggaggtatggaggaatggcagtataggacttagatttaaggttaagttaggattaaatatttttaggaaaccaccttttatggtttctgtttaatactttaagctctacaatctgagtgtcggcgttctaggattgcctctggcattcccaggaccttatatattatgtgtgtggcacctttaccatactgagaacctccggttctcattccatactatgttgttgtttttcagatgcaggtcgggagccatctcgttaggcgtctggactcttaaagcggaggggttactggatagtgttgttgtatagttttgctgtacagtgatgtatatatatgtacttagctttctctccgcataacttgtcctttttgatcctcttagaggtttatggagaggcaggattgtgtgtatgtacttttgggttttggatatgtatgtatatatgtgtaaatattctccggccagtcttgacttcgcaggctgagttaggagcttgttattttgtatctttggcactctattcctacttctgttatcttatgtttgatagttacagttttcttagcatgcaagttaactcgttccttgagcgttgcgcttttatctcgcgatttttattttccctatccttcaaggctcctagcatattataactcttctgctattatatgtacttattttattttagaggtcgtaataccacatcacctctgttttacgacttaagcgtaaagctttgtgtggtagggtgttacattatggtatcagagcagttcgttcctatagagcctgaaagacggactgattgtacttctgtgcattctctgtatatgtgtttatgtgctattaggatatctgattgatatatatggcataaacgtttgtgagcatgcatttggaacttaaagcattagacctgcgatattgagactgatcaacttaatatcacttgtttggtgtgtatagggaccagatgtcgactcgcggacgcggtcgcgggcgaggtagaggtaggacaggcaccgttactcctgtacccacagggactgatccagtagactttatggctgccttgggaaatatggctgcagctatgcaggcaacagctgaggcactgggtaatcagataaatcagggtaatcatgggaacaataatgatgaggacggtcctatgacacttgctacatttctgaaagttcgccctccgacttttaggggaacctcaaatcccactgatgcagataattggattcaggctatggaaagggcgttacaggcacaacaggttcctgaagagcaatgggttgaatttggaacttatcagttgcaaggtgaagctcagtattggtggcagggaacacgacgtatcctgcagcctgatggtgctgcgattccttgggaggttttccggacagagttctataagaaatactttcctaattcagctagaaatgccaaggaacttgaattaatgcagttaaagcagggacaaatgactgttgctgagtataccagtaaatttgaggagttatgtcgtttttctcgtatctgtcaaggtgcgcctgaagattttgctgaatggaagtgtattaaatatgagggaggtcttcggagcgatattctgagcttcgttgccccaatggagatcagggtgttttctgaattggtgaataagagtagggtggctgaggatTGTGTGAGGAAGGCGGCAGCAGAGAAAGGGAGTTTGAGGATGCCTTTTCAGAGGCCTTCAGGGAGGAATTTTGCTCCGAGAGGTAGGAATTTTAAGCGTGGAGGCTTTGTTCCGCAGCAGACTCAGGGTCAGGGTAATTATAGAAGGCCGAATATTACTGTTaatcaaggaaaaaggtttggaaAGCAGCCACAGCAGGATCTGAATTGTCAGAAGTGCGGAAAGTATCATCCTGGAGTTCCGTGCAGACTAGGACTTGAAGTGTGCTATTCCTGTGGACAGCCCGGGCATATAGCCAGTAATTGCcctgagaagaagaagtatgagactggtagggtGCAACAGCCGGGGAGAGTATACACAACTTCTACCAttggtgctgagggatctgagacacttattagaggtaattgtgaaatggctggtaaaatcttaaatgctttatttgattcaggagcaagtcattcatttattgcatttgaaaaggcccatgaattaagattgagaatggtggtcttaggttatgatttgaaagtatataatgctactcatgaagctatggtgactaggatagaatGTCCATAAGTTCCCTTTCGAATACAACAgcgtgaatttgtgcatgatttgatttgtttgcctatgactggtcttgatctcattttgggattggattggttatccaagaatcatgttttgcttgattgttctgagaagtcagtacagtttatgccagaagggtcagaagcaccggttgtggtgaatagttactatttgaactctatgatagtaaactgttctggaaccgaatgtcatggtattatgttattaactgcgggagtatcaggtgatgatcagagtttagagcaaattccggttgtatgtgaatttccagatgtgtttccggatgatattaatgaattcccacctaaccgagaggttgaatttgcaattgagttggtacctggatccggtccaatttcaattactccttataggatgtcgcctttagaaatggctgaactgaaggctcagctggaagatctgttgggtaagcattttatccgaccaagtgtttctccgtggggagtgccagtgttactggtaaagaagaaggatgggagtatgcggctgtgtgtcgattatcggcaattgaataagatcactgtgaagaataaatatccgttgcctagaatcgatgatctaatggatcagttacagggtgccggtatgttttctaagattgacctgcgatccggatatcatcagataagggttagagacgaggatattccgaaaactgctttcagaacccgttatggtcattatgagtatacagtgatgtctttcgggttaactaatgccccggcagtatttatggattatatgaacaggatttttcgaccgtatctggacaagtttgttattgtcttcattgatgacattcttgtttattctaagactggagaggaacatgctgatcatttgcgaactgtgctgcaa
This window contains:
- the LOC140180284 gene encoding uncharacterized protein, whose product is MSHFLGVSAAKALPFFNLMKKGVAFEWTPACKEAFEHFKKILASPSGSPRMVNRYTCLKKRLDHKKGGWADELASVLWSYRTTQQSSTGETPFRLTYGVDTMIPIEIGEPSPRLLLGGVEEAVEKDLVDETREMAHLSETALKQRMTLRYNARVLKREFEQNDLVLRRNDVGLPTRGEGKLAANWEGPYRVKEVIGRGAYKLERLDGKEVPRTWNAGNLRRFYS
- the LOC140180285 gene encoding uncharacterized protein, with the protein product MSTRGRGRGRGRGRTGTVTPVPTGTDPVDFMAALGNMAAAMQATAEALGNQINQGNHGNNNDEDGPMTLATFLKVRPPTFRGTSNPTDADNWIQAMERALQAQQVPEEQWVEFGTYQLQGEAQYWWQGTRRILQPDGAAIPWEVFRTEFYKKYFPNSARNAKELELMQLKQGQMTVAEYTSKFEELCRFSRICQGAPEDFAEWKCIKYEGGLRSDILSFVAPMEIRVFSELVNKSRVAEDCVRKAAAEKGSLRMPFQRPSGRNFAPRGRNFKRGGFVPQQTQGQGNYRRPNITVNQGKRFGKQPQQDLNCQKCGKYHPGVPCRLGLEVCYSCGQPGHIASNCPEKKKYETGRVQQPGRLW